The following is a genomic window from Bacteroidota bacterium.
CCCTCAGAAATTTTCAGGTAAGCATAATGGGCAGGGGTAGTGAGGAGACGTTCGCCGGTTAATTCTTTTTTGTAGTCAACTTGCAGATCCTTAAGTACATCCTTCATGTTATTTACACCAAAGAATTCATCAGCTTCAGGGATTTCCTTCTTCAATTCGGGCTTATAACGTTCGGAAAGGCAACCCATGACGTAAAGTTTATCAATCTTACCGGCCGATTTGGCCTGTGCAAACTCCAGAATGGTATTGATGGATTCCTGCTTGGCATCCTGAATAAAGCCGCAGGTATTGATAATGACTATTTTGGCATCGGTATTATCCGAATCGTGGACAATCTGATAACCTCCGGCCTGAAGCTGCTTCATCAAATACTCGGAATCAACCAGGTTTTTGGAGCAACCCAGAGTAACCACATGGATCAATTTATTTCTCATAGTCAGGAAAAGGGGGATTATTCTTTGCTGAAAAGGGAATCGACAAACTCAACTCTGTCAAATATCTGAAGATCATCGAGTCCTTCTCCCACGCCAATGTATTTTACAGGAATCTTAAACTGGTCGCTAATGCCAATCACCACGCCGCCTTTTGCAGTACCGTCAAGTTTGGTCAATGCCAGCGCATTTACTTCGGTGGCCGCAGTAAACTGCTTGGCCTGTTCAAAAGCATTTTGCCCGGTAGAGCCGTCAAGAACCAGAAGAACTTCATGAGGAGCAGCCGGAATTACCTTCTGCATCACGGTTTTAATCTTGGTCAGCTCGTTCATCAGGTTTATTTTATTATGAAGCCGGCCGGCCGTATCGATGATAACCACATCAGCGTCTTTATTTTTGGCTGAAGTAAGGGTATCAAAAGCCACAGAAGCCGGATCGGAACCCATCTGCTGTTTAACGATTTCAACCCCGACACGTTCTGCCCAGATGTCCAGTTGTTCGACAGCCGCTGCCCGGAATGTATCGGCAGCCCCAAGAAAGACTTTTTTCCCAGCCTTTTTAAAATGATAGGCCAATTTTCCAATGGTTGTAGTTTTACCGACTCCATTAACACCTACGACCATAATAACATACGGTCTGTTACTTAAAGGCATGGAGAAATCGAATTTCAGGCTGGAATTGTTTTCAGTAAGCAGGGCAGCAATTTCTTCTTTCAAAATGCCATCTAACTCATTAATATTCAAATACTTGTCTTTTGCCACGCGGTCTTCGATGCGCTGAATGATTTTCAGGGTAGTATCAACCCCCACATCGGAAGTAATCAATACCTCTTCGAGGTTATCGAGTACTTCATCGTCAACCTTTGACTTACCGGCAATTGCGCGAGAAAGTTTTTTAAATACACTTTCCTTGGTCTTTTGCAGGCCTTTTTCTAATGTTTCATTCTTGTGTTTCTTTGAAAAAAAACCAAAACCTTCCATACTGACATTCCTTTCAACAAAGCAGAAAGTACTTATTTATTTATAGTAAAAAGGCTTTCTTAAAAAAGAAAGCCTGAATTCATATTATAAAGCAGATATGAAAAACAAATTAATTGTTTTTCATATAGTCTTTTAACTGTTCATTAGGAACAATTTCTTCCTTA
Proteins encoded in this region:
- the ftsY gene encoding signal recognition particle-docking protein FtsY, which codes for MEGFGFFSKKHKNETLEKGLQKTKESVFKKLSRAIAGKSKVDDEVLDNLEEVLITSDVGVDTTLKIIQRIEDRVAKDKYLNINELDGILKEEIAALLTENNSSLKFDFSMPLSNRPYVIMVVGVNGVGKTTTIGKLAYHFKKAGKKVFLGAADTFRAAAVEQLDIWAERVGVEIVKQQMGSDPASVAFDTLTSAKNKDADVVIIDTAGRLHNKINLMNELTKIKTVMQKVIPAAPHEVLLVLDGSTGQNAFEQAKQFTAATEVNALALTKLDGTAKGGVVIGISDQFKIPVKYIGVGEGLDDLQIFDRVEFVDSLFSKE
- a CDS encoding 30S ribosomal protein S12 methylthiotransferase RimO: MRNKLIHVVTLGCSKNLVDSEYLMKQLQAGGYQIVHDSDNTDAKIVIINTCGFIQDAKQESINTILEFAQAKSAGKIDKLYVMGCLSERYKPELKKEIPEADEFFGVNNMKDVLKDLQVDYKKELTGERLLTTPAHYAYLKISEG